The Armatimonadota bacterium genomic interval CCCCCTCACCCTAACCCTCTCCCTCAAGGGGAGAGGGACCGCTGTGCGTCCGCCACTCGGGACTCAGCACCAGTCCGGGCGACGCTTGCACGCGCGGAGCTGACGCTCTTTCTTTCTGATGCGCGTATTTCGAGCGTTTCGGGACAGAGACCGATGGCATGCGTTCCAAATCTAGGGACTCGGGACTGAATACTCGGGACTCCCCCGTGGGCAGCGAACGGCGCGATAGCCCGTGAGCAACCAGGGGTTGCGTGTCCAGGCGTCGTGAAGCTAATCTAGGGTCGTGATAGGATTACTGCTGTTTGCAGCAAGCGCACAGAGCGACACATTCGGTCGAACGGAGACCGTGCCCGCTGGCCTGCGGGTGTTCGTGTTCTCTCGAACGACGGGGTTCCGGCACGGATCGATCGACGCTGGAAAGAAGATGTTTCGCGAACTGGCCGCCGAAAATGACTGGCTGGCAACGTTTTCTGAAAACCCGGAAGACATCCGTGAGGGAATCCTTCGAGGCTTTGACGCCGTCGTGTTCCTCAACACAACCGGCGACATTCTTGACGATGCGCAGCAGAAGGAGTTCGAGCTGTACATTCGCAAGGGCGGCGGCTTTTTGGGCATCCATTCTGCGGCAGATACGGAGTACGGCTGGGAGTGGTACGGCGGTCTCGTCGGCGGTTACTTCAAAGGCCATCCGGCGGTGCAGGATGCGAAGGTGATGGTCGTCGACCGCGAGCATCCGGCTACGAAGTTCCTGCCGGAAGTCTGGGTGCGCAAGGACGAGTGGTACGACTACCGTGCAATACCGGCAGAAGGGGTTCGCATCCTCGCGCGGCTCGACACCGGCAGCTACAACGGCCACACGATGGGCGACGATCACCCGATCATGTGGTGCCACGAATACGAGGGAGGGCGGGCTTTCTACACGGGGTTTGGCCACACGAACGAGTCGTATTCCGACCCGATGTTTCGCCGCCTGATAACGCAGGCGATCGTCTGGCTGGCAGAAGCGAAGAAACAAGTCCCGTGCGGAGTGCTGCGTCCGACTACTTGATCAGATCGTGAACGACGTGGCCGTGCACGTCGGTGATTCTGAAGTCGCGACCTTGGTACTTGTACGTCAGCTTCATGTGGTCGATTCCCATCAGGTGCTGGATCGTCGCGTTCAGGTCGTGAATGTGCACCGCGCCCGGAGTGAACTCGTCGGGAGTCGGGTCGATCGGGTTGCCGTCCGCGTCGACGATGTTGTACGAATAGTCGTCGGTTTGGCCGTAGACGGTTCCCGGTTTGACGCCCCCGCCAGCCATCCACATCGTGAAGCACCGCGGGTGGTGGTCGCGGCCGTAGTTCTCCTTTGTGAGCGGCCCCTGGCAGTAGATCGTGCGGCCGAACTCGCCGCCCCAGATGACGAGCGTGTCGTCCAAGAGACCAGTCCGTTTCAGGTCCTTGATCAGCGCGGCGCACGCCTGGTCGATGTCCTTGCACTGCTTCGGGAGGTCGCCCGTGAGGTTTCCGTGCTGGTCCCATCCGCGGTGGAAAATCTGGATGAACCGTACGTTGCGCTCAGCAAGCCGGCGGGCAAGCAGGCAGTTCGCCGTGAAGGTTCCGGGCTTTCGCGCTTCTTCGCCGTACAGCTCATACGTCTCGTCCGACTCGGAGCCGAGGTCCATCAGTTCGGGGACGCTCGTCTGCAGTTTGTACGCCATCTCGTACTGCTTGATGCGCGCTGCGATCTCCGGGTCGCCGAACGCTTCGAGCTGCAACTGGTTCAGTTCGGCGAGGCTGTCGAGCATTTCGCGCCGGGATTTCGTGTCGACGCCTTTGGGGTCGCTCAGGAACAGGATCGGGTCGCCCTTCGAGCGAAGCGCGACGCCCGAGAACTCGCTCGAAAGGAACCCGGTGCCCCAGAGCCTGTGGTATAGCGCCTGCGCCTCCTGTCTGCCGGTCCAGCTCGAGTGCAGCACGACGTAGGCGGGGAGGTCCTCGTTCATGCTCCCGAGCCCGTAGCTCGTCCACGCGCCGAGGCTCGGCCTTCCCGGCAGTTGGCTGCCAGTTTGGATGTACGTGATGGCCGGGTCGTGGTTGATCGCCTCGGTGAACATGGACCGAATGATGCACAGCTCCTTGACAACCTCGGAGGTGTACGGAAGAAGTTCGCTGACCCACGCGCCGTCCTCGTTGTTGTCGTACTTCTCAAACGTGTACTTCGAGGGCGCGACGGGGAAGCGGTCCTGGCCGCTGGTCATCGTCGTGATGCGCTGACCCTTGCGGATCTCGTCCGGAAGCTCGACGTCGTAGGACTCCTGCATCTTCGGCTTGTAGTCCCACATGTCCATCTGGCTCGGCGCGCCCGACATAAAGAGGTAGATGACGCGCTTTGCCTTGGGAGCGAAGTGAGGAACGCCGTCGAGACCGCCGTAGCGCTGTGGGTCTTGGCCCAGCGCCATGCTGCCGAGCGATGGCAGGCCGATGTCTGCGCTGAGAAGGCTCGCCAGCGCGGCAGTGCCGACGCCGCAGACCGTCCGTCCGAACAGCTGTCGCCGGGTCATCAACAGTTCGCTCTCTCGAATAGGGTCCATTTCGTTCCTCTACTGGGGATTGTATCATAGTGGGGGCCTCTTTGAGGAACGTCGCCTGGTTGTCGCCAGCCTTCGGCGTCGTCTAGTTGTCGCCTGGTTGTCGCCAGCCTTCGGCGTCGCCTGGTTGTCGCCTGCCTTCGGCGTCGCCTGGTAGTCGTTTGGTTGTCGCCAAGTCGTCGCCAAGTCGACCAGGCGACAGCGAAGCGGCCGACAGCGAAGCGGCCGACAGCAAAGCGGCCGACAGCAAAGCGGCCGACAGCGAAGCGGACGACGGCGAAGCGGCCGACAGCAAAGCGGACGACGCCCCTGCTTAGTGCTGCGTCAAGACCTCGTCCAGATTCAGGACAAGGTTGCAGACCATCGACCACGCCGCAAGCTCGATCCGGTCAAGAGATTCGTCGAAAGGCGACTCGCCCGTGGTCAGCAGCCCTTCGACGCCGTCCGCGTCATTCGCAAAATGTGCTTTCTGCCGTTCGTACGCCTTGCCCACAAGGTCCAGCTCAACGCTAGTCGGCTTTCTGGAGGTGACCTTCTTGAAGAGCCAAGCCGCGCGTTCGCGATTATCGTCCGATGAGGCCATGACGAGCTCTGCCAGCTTTCGCGAGGCCTCTACGAACTGCGGGTCGTTCATGACCGCGAGCGCCTGCATCGGCGTGTTCGTCCGCGACCGCCTGACGACGCACGCTTCGCGCGTAGGCGCGTCGAAGATCGCCATCGTCGCCGGTGGCGCCGTTCGCTTCCAGAACGTGTAGATGCTCCGCCTGTACAGTGCGTCGCCGGTATCCTGCATATAGTTGGCCGTGTTGCTTCTTGTGTAGCCGACGGCTTCCCAAAGGCCTTCCGGCTGGTAGGGGTTGACGCCCTTGCCGCCCATCTTTTCGACCAGCAGACCGCTGAGATAGAGCGCTTGGTCGCGGATCACCTCGGCGTCGAGCCGGAAGCGAGGGCCGTGGGAGAACAGCCTGTTCAGCGGATCGCTTTCTGCCGCCTCGGGGCTGACGACGGCGCTCTGCCGAAACGTCGCGCTGGTCACGATCTGTCTGTGCAGGGCCTTCATGCTCCAGCCGTTATCGATGAACGAGGTCGCGAGGTAGTCGAGCAGCTCCGGGTGGGTCGGCCACTCGCCTCGGCTGCCGAAGTCCTCGCTCGTCAGGACGATCCCGGTTCCAAAGTGCCTCTGCCAAACCCGGTTGACGAAGACGCGTGAGACCAGCGGGTTCTTCGGGTCCGTCAGCCAGTGCGCCAGCGCGAGCCGATCTGCCTTGGTGCCTGTCGGCAGCGAGCCGAATTTCACGGGGATGCCGCGCTCGACCTTCTGTAGCGGCTGGTCGTACTCGCCGCGACGAAGAACGAACGCCTCGCGCGGCTTATCCATCTCCTTCGCGACGTAAGTCGAAGGCAGAGAGTCGTTCAGCCTCGTCAGGTCGGCGTCGTACCCCCTGTACAGCTCCGCGTCCTTAGAATCGGGGCCGCCGGTCAGGTACAGCCCATTGAGCAGCAGCGTCTCTTCTTCCGACAACTCTTTCTCAGAGAGCGCGACGGCGCGCTCGATCGTCGGCGAGCCAGAGTTGAAGTACACGCCGTCCGCGCCGCCCGCGTTGACGATTTTCACGAGCAAGGTGTGCGTTCCGGCTTCCACAGTAGTCGTCGCACTGTCCTGGTTCGGCGCCACGCCGCGCTGAGCCTTGTTCTGGTGCACCAGTTTGTCGTCGATCCAAACTTTGATCGCGTCGTCGCTGCCGAGGCTCAAGCTGATCTCCTGCGAGATCGGAACGTCGATCGTCGTCCTCAGGTAGACCGCCGCGTTGTCCTTGCCGATTATGGTCGCTTTCGTCTCGCCGAGCTTGTACTCGAACTCCTTCCACTCGGTCTCAACGTCCTCGCCGCCGGGCTCCGGGCCGAAGTCCTTGTCGTACGCTTCGTCGAAGTCCTTTGCGGCGAACGCGGCTGTCGTCTCCCAACCGCTGAACCGCGGTTGCTTGGTCGCAAGGTCTGCCGCCCACTCCCTCGCAGAGTCGATGTCTGCCCTGCCGGCGAAGAACTTCTTGAACCGCTCGAGCCGCTTGACTCGCAGATCCTGTTCTGGTGTCGGCGCCTTCATGACCGGCTCTGGCAGCAGGCTGTTCCCGTCCATCACGGCGTCCGACGTGCTGTTGAAGAACGCGAACATCCGGTAGTAGTCTTCCTGCGTGATCGGGTCGTACTTGTGGTCGTGGCACCGTGCGCAGGTCAGGGTCATTCCGAGGAAAACGGTGGCGGTCGTCTCGATGCGGTCGAACGTGTTCTTGGCCTGGAACTCCGCGACGATCACGCCCCCCTCGTTCGTCGTCGGGTTCATGCGGACGTACCCTGTCGCGATCATCTGGTCGGTGGTCGGCGCAGGCAGAAGATCGCCGGCGAGCTGCCACACGGTGAAGTCGTCGAACGGTAGGTCGTCGTTCAGGGCGCGCACGACCCAGTCGCGGTACGGCCAGATCGAACGCTCGTTGTCGAGGTGCAGGCCGTGGGTGTCGCCGTAGCGGACTGCGTCGAGCCAGTACCGCGCCTGGTGCTCGCCGTATCGCGGGTTTGCGAGCAGGCCGTCGACTACTTGTTCATAGGCGTCGCCGCTTTCGTCGGCAAGGAACGCTTCGACCTCTTCAGCGGTCGGCGGAAGGCCGATGAGCGTGAGGTATGCGCGTCGGATCAGCGTCGTCTTGTCTGCTTCGGCATTTGGCTTCAGACCTTCTTCTTCCAGGCGGTTGAGAACGAAGTAGTCGATGCCGTTCTTCGTCCAGCCGGATTGCTTCACCGGCGGCAGTTCGGGCAGTACCGGTGGTTTGTAGGACCAGTGGACGCCGTACTCGGCGCCCGATGCGATCCACGCACGGAGAACCTCGATCTCCTCTTCGTTCAGAGGCGCGATCGACGAGTCGGCCGGCGGCATCCGCATCTCCAGGTTTGAAGTCGACGCTCGCAACAGTGCCAGCGACGCGTCGGGGTCGCCGGGGACGATCGCATAGTAGCCGCCGCGATCGCCGGTCGCGACTTCGAAGAGGTCAAGTCTGAGGGTGTTGACGCGGGCGCCTTCGTCCGGTCCGTGGCAAGGGAAGCAGTGCTGGGTCAGAATCGGAAGCACGTCCCGGCTGAAGATGATCTCCTTCTTTACGGTCGGCGGTTTCGGTTCGCTCGCCTCTGCCGACGGCCAGGCACGACTGATTCCAACGAGGAAACAGATCGCGCTGAGCGACACTAGAATCATCCGGCCTGTGCTGCGCATACAATTCACTCCGTCGCCCGACTCCCGTCCGTCGCCTGCCTCCGGCGTCGTCTGCCTTCGGCGTCGTCTCGTCCCCCCGGCGACGATCTGGCGACTACTAGGCGACCACCCGGCGACGCTTCCTATATTATGATTGATCGAAGCCCCGCCGCAACCTGTTGTGCTTCGGAATCCATGACTTCTCGACGCCAGGCACAAGCGTCAGGGATTCGCGCGAGTGAGGAACTGGAGTCAGCAGCGCGAGCTACTTCCCCCGGTGAATCTACCGGGATTGCGAGGCGCGTTTGAGTCTAAGCCGTCGCGGTCTGGGGTATTTTAGAAGTTCGGTACTGTGAATCTGTACTAGAGAGGGAACATGAACACTTCTGTTGTTTCGAGAGGGGCATTGACGTTCGCGCTTGCTGCGCTGGTCGCAGCAAGCACGCTGGCCCAGTCCGGCTGGGTGCTGTCACACCAGAAGATCAGCGACACCCAAGGCGGCTTCACCGGCACGCTGGACAATGGCGATCACTTTGGCCTCTCGGTGGCCTCGCTGGGTGATCTGGACGGCGACGGCGTGGGCGACCTGGCCGCGGGAGCGCGGCATGACGACGACGGGGGCTCTGACCGCGGCGCGGTGTGGATCCTGTTCCTCAATGCTGACGGCACGGTCAAGTCCCATCAGAAGATCAGCGACACCGAAGGCGGATTCGGCGGCACGCTGGACGATAACGATCAGTTCGGCTTCTCGGTGGCCTCGCTGGGTGATCTCGACGGCGACGGCGTGGGCGACTTGGCCGTGGCGGCCATCTTCGATGACGACGGGGACCGCCGGGGCCAGAACCGTGGCGCGGTGTGGATCCTGTTCCTCAACACGGACGGCACGGTCAAGTCCCACCAGAAGATCAGCGACACACAAGGCGGCTTTACCGGCCCGCTGGATAATGGCGATCTCTTCGGCCTCTCGGTGGCCTCGCTGGGTGATCTGGATGGCGACCGTGTGGGCGACCTGGCCGTCGGGGCAAACTACGATGACGACGGGGGCGAGGACCGCGGCGCGGTGTGGATCCTGTTCCTCAACACGGACGGCACGGTGAAGTCCCACCAGAAGATCAGCTCCACCGCAGGCGGCGGACCCCCGCTGGATAATGGCGATCGCTTCGGCCGCTCGGTGGCGTCGCTGGGTGATTTGGATGGCGATGGCGTCGGCGACCTGGCTGTGGGGGCAATCGGCGATGACGACGGGGGGGCCAACCGTGGCGCGGTGTGGATCCTGTTCCTCAACACCGACGGCACGGTCAAAGCCCACCAGAAAATCAGCGACGCCGAAGGCGGCTTCAAAGGCATCCTGTCGAATGGCGATGAGTTCGGCATCTCGGTAAAGTCGCTGGACGATCTGGATGGCGATGGCGTGGGCGACCTGGCCGTGGGGGCCGGCTTCGATGACGACGGGGGGGCCAACCGTGGCGCGGTGTGGATCCTGTTCCTCAACACGGACGGCACGGTGAAGTCCCACCAGAAGATCAGCGACACCGAAGGCGGCTTCACCGGCATCCTGGATAATAACGATCACTTCGGCTGGGTGGCCTCGCTGGGGGACCTCGACGGCGACGGCGTGGGCGACCTGGCCGTGGGGGCCCAGAACGATGACGACGGGGGTGGGTCCCGTGGTGCAGTGTGGATCCTATTCCTCGACGGCATCTGTCTGTGGGATCTCGACGCCAACGGCTCCGTCGGCGTGTCAGACTTTCTCGAGCTGCTGGGCGCCTGGGGGCCGTGCCCGCCGAAGGGAGACTGCCCGGCCGACTTCGACGACAGCGGCGATGTTGGTGTGTCAGACTTTCTCGCGCTGCTGGGGAACTGGGGCCCGTGTCCGTGAGGAAGAAGGCATCAAGGCATCGAGGCATCAAGGCATCGAGGCATCGAGGGAAGAAGAAGGCATTAGGCATTAGGCACTAGGCATTTGGCATTCGGGAAGACCTCGATCGCCGTGTTTTCGCCGGCGGGCTTGACCCGCCGGGGGCGATTGG includes:
- a CDS encoding ThuA domain-containing protein: MPAGLRVFVFSRTTGFRHGSIDAGKKMFRELAAENDWLATFSENPEDIREGILRGFDAVVFLNTTGDILDDAQQKEFELYIRKGGGFLGIHSAADTEYGWEWYGGLVGGYFKGHPAVQDAKVMVVDREHPATKFLPEVWVRKDEWYDYRAIPAEGVRILARLDTGSYNGHTMGDDHPIMWCHEYEGGRAFYTGFGHTNESYSDPMFRRLITQAIVWLAEAKKQVPCGVLRPTT
- a CDS encoding DUF1501 domain-containing protein; translated protein: MDPIRESELLMTRRQLFGRTVCGVGTAALASLLSADIGLPSLGSMALGQDPQRYGGLDGVPHFAPKAKRVIYLFMSGAPSQMDMWDYKPKMQESYDVELPDEIRKGQRITTMTSGQDRFPVAPSKYTFEKYDNNEDGAWVSELLPYTSEVVKELCIIRSMFTEAINHDPAITYIQTGSQLPGRPSLGAWTSYGLGSMNEDLPAYVVLHSSWTGRQEAQALYHRLWGTGFLSSEFSGVALRSKGDPILFLSDPKGVDTKSRREMLDSLAELNQLQLEAFGDPEIAARIKQYEMAYKLQTSVPELMDLGSESDETYELYGEEARKPGTFTANCLLARRLAERNVRFIQIFHRGWDQHGNLTGDLPKQCKDIDQACAALIKDLKRTGLLDDTLVIWGGEFGRTIYCQGPLTKENYGRDHHPRCFTMWMAGGGVKPGTVYGQTDDYSYNIVDADGNPIDPTPDEFTPGAVHIHDLNATIQHLMGIDHMKLTYKYQGRDFRITDVHGHVVHDLIK
- a CDS encoding DUF1553 domain-containing protein — protein: MRSTGRMILVSLSAICFLVGISRAWPSAEASEPKPPTVKKEIIFSRDVLPILTQHCFPCHGPDEGARVNTLRLDLFEVATGDRGGYYAIVPGDPDASLALLRASTSNLEMRMPPADSSIAPLNEEEIEVLRAWIASGAEYGVHWSYKPPVLPELPPVKQSGWTKNGIDYFVLNRLEEEGLKPNAEADKTTLIRRAYLTLIGLPPTAEEVEAFLADESGDAYEQVVDGLLANPRYGEHQARYWLDAVRYGDTHGLHLDNERSIWPYRDWVVRALNDDLPFDDFTVWQLAGDLLPAPTTDQMIATGYVRMNPTTNEGGVIVAEFQAKNTFDRIETTATVFLGMTLTCARCHDHKYDPITQEDYYRMFAFFNSTSDAVMDGNSLLPEPVMKAPTPEQDLRVKRLERFKKFFAGRADIDSAREWAADLATKQPRFSGWETTAAFAAKDFDEAYDKDFGPEPGGEDVETEWKEFEYKLGETKATIIGKDNAAVYLRTTIDVPISQEISLSLGSDDAIKVWIDDKLVHQNKAQRGVAPNQDSATTTVEAGTHTLLVKIVNAGGADGVYFNSGSPTIERAVALSEKELSEEETLLLNGLYLTGGPDSKDAELYRGYDADLTRLNDSLPSTYVAKEMDKPREAFVLRRGEYDQPLQKVERGIPVKFGSLPTGTKADRLALAHWLTDPKNPLVSRVFVNRVWQRHFGTGIVLTSEDFGSRGEWPTHPELLDYLATSFIDNGWSMKALHRQIVTSATFRQSAVVSPEAAESDPLNRLFSHGPRFRLDAEVIRDQALYLSGLLVEKMGGKGVNPYQPEGLWEAVGYTRSNTANYMQDTGDALYRRSIYTFWKRTAPPATMAIFDAPTREACVVRRSRTNTPMQALAVMNDPQFVEASRKLAELVMASSDDNRERAAWLFKKVTSRKPTSVELDLVGKAYERQKAHFANDADGVEGLLTTGESPFDESLDRIELAAWSMVCNLVLNLDEVLTQH
- a CDS encoding FG-GAP repeat protein translates to MNTSVVSRGALTFALAALVAASTLAQSGWVLSHQKISDTQGGFTGTLDNGDHFGLSVASLGDLDGDGVGDLAAGARHDDDGGSDRGAVWILFLNADGTVKSHQKISDTEGGFGGTLDDNDQFGFSVASLGDLDGDGVGDLAVAAIFDDDGDRRGQNRGAVWILFLNTDGTVKSHQKISDTQGGFTGPLDNGDLFGLSVASLGDLDGDRVGDLAVGANYDDDGGEDRGAVWILFLNTDGTVKSHQKISSTAGGGPPLDNGDRFGRSVASLGDLDGDGVGDLAVGAIGDDDGGANRGAVWILFLNTDGTVKAHQKISDAEGGFKGILSNGDEFGISVKSLDDLDGDGVGDLAVGAGFDDDGGANRGAVWILFLNTDGTVKSHQKISDTEGGFTGILDNNDHFGWVASLGDLDGDGVGDLAVGAQNDDDGGGSRGAVWILFLDGICLWDLDANGSVGVSDFLELLGAWGPCPPKGDCPADFDDSGDVGVSDFLALLGNWGPCP